The Echinicola rosea genome has a segment encoding these proteins:
- a CDS encoding Txe/YoeB family addiction module toxin — protein MNFEVDFTERALKDIKRHIKSGNKRLLDKLDQLLDELEYHPETGTGKPEKLKHISGYWSRRINKKHRLVYTIDGKKIVVTVISAYGHYED, from the coding sequence ATGAACTTTGAAGTGGACTTTACTGAAAGGGCACTTAAGGATATCAAGCGGCATATAAAGTCTGGAAACAAAAGATTGTTGGACAAGTTAGATCAGCTGTTGGATGAACTTGAATATCATCCTGAAACCGGAACTGGAAAACCGGAGAAGCTCAAACATATTTCCGGTTATTGGTCGAGAAGGATAAATAAGAAGCACCGTTTGGTTTATACAATTGACGGTAAGAAGATTGTTGTTACCGTCATTTCTGCCTATGGCCATTATGAAGACTGA